Genomic window (Leptotrichia sp. oral taxon 212):
ATATTTTTATTATTTCGAGACAGTTCCATCATTAGCTTTTCAATATTATAATTAAATTTTCTCTTATAAGTTTTTTGATTACATAGATTATTTTTAAAATTTCTATTAAATTTAGCGTCTTACATTATTTAAAATACTCTCTAAAACAGGCGTCATATTATTCAAATGCTTAGTTTTTATAACAAAATTCCAAAATGGTTCAAATTTTTTCCATCCCGCCGTATAAAAAAAATGTTTTAATTTATTTTTATTTATATCGTGATTTCCACTAGCTTTAAAGATATTTGACCATTTGTAGAATTCTTTGTAAGCCCAGTTATATCCATCTTCAATTTCTTTTGCAGTCATATTTTTACTTTTATATACAACATGTCTAGTATCATACAAATCCCAATTCCTTGTTAAAATTCTTCCATCATTTTCCATTTTTCTAAATAATCGAGTGCCTGGATACGGTGTCAAAATATGGTAAGTAGAAGTTGTTATTGAATTTTTTACTCCCCAGTCAACCGTTCTTTTAAACACATCGGTATTATCGTTATCTAAACCAAAAACAAAACTTCCATTTATCATAATTCCAAGTGAATGAAGTCTTTTCACAGCTTCTTCGTAATTTCTTTTCAAATTTTGATTTTTGTTACTTAATTTCAGATTTTCTGGGGAAAATGTTTCAAATCCTACAAATAAGCTCCTTAGTCCTGCTTTTGCCGCTTTTTCAATTAGGTCTCCAGTCAAAATTGAATCAACTGTTGCAGCTCCTTGAAAAAGCCTATTCATACCCTTCATTCCCTCAAATAATTCTCTTGCAAACTTTGGATTTCCAAGCAAATGATCATCTAAAAAATATAGATGTCTTCCAGGAAGTTTATCAATTTCTTTTAAGGCATCATCAACTAACTGGGTGTAAAACGATTTACCATTTTGATAAAATCCATCTTTATAGCAAAAATCACAGTGATGTGGACATCCTCTTGTTACAACAATTGAATTTGGAACAAGATATTTTTCTCTCTTTATCAAATCTCTTCTCGGAGATGGTACTCCAACTAATGTTCTATTTAAAGAAACATACATTCTTTGTGGTTTTTTATTTTTGAAATCTTCTACAAATTTTGGAAAAATATCTTCTCCAGGCCCTATCATTATTGTGTCTGCATGTTCCATAGCTTCTTCTGGCAAAGAAGTGACATGAAGTCCTCCCAAAACTACATAGCTTCCTTTTTTTCTGTAATAATCTGCCAACTTGTATGCTCTAAAAGCATTTGTTATATATACTTGTATAACAACTAAATCTGGATTATCATTTAAATTCAGCTTTTCTACATGTTGATCCTGCAAATCTATTTCATCATTTTCTGAAAAATATGCCGCTAATGTAGCCAATCCCAATGGAGGAAAAAGTGAATATTTTACTGGCCTCCAAAATGGACTTTCTGCTTCTGTTAATGCCGGTAATATCATTTTTACTTTCATATATTTCACCTTTCTTAATCTTTCAATTTACAACTCTACTATCTTTTGTTAAAAATTCTATCAAATTTACATGCTTTATCCCATTTCTTGACATATCAAACTCATCCACTGACAGCACATACTTTGGATAGTTGTCTTTAATATTTTCTAAAACTGAAAATTCTCTTTCTTTTGTATCTTCTGATGCCAGCAAATAGCTTACTTGAACATATATTGTTTCATTATTTTTTGTACAGACAAAATCTACTTCAAGATTATCCACTTTACCAATTTTTATATTGTATCCTCTTCTTAACATTTCAAAGTACACAATATTTTCCAGTACTTGATTTATATCTTTTTGATTATTTTCCATTGTTGCTTCTCTTATTCCATGATCAGCTATGTAATATTTTTCATTCACATTCAATATTTTTTTCCCTAATAAATCATTTCTAGCAACCCGGTAAACTAAGAATGCCTCTTCACATGCTTTGATATAGTTCAATATTGTTTCTGTTGCTACCTTTTTATTTTCACTTTTAAAAAATTTGGAAATTGAATTTGCTGAAAATGTATTTCCGATATTAATAATGATATAGTTAATTATCCTTTCCAGCAAATCTGTATCTCTGATATTATTTCTCTGGGTAATATCCTTTAATATAATGGAAGCATACAAGTCCTGTAAATATTGCATACTTGTTTCATAATTATAGTTTAGATTATAAAGAAATGGCATTCCTCCAAATTTTACATAATTTTGAAATGCTTCTTTGACTTTTATTTCTTGATTTTTCACCTGTATAATTTCAAAAAATTCTTTAAATGAAAATGGATACACAAAAAATTCAATATATCTTCCTGCTAAATATGTTGAAAGCTCTCCTGATAGTAATTTGGCATTTGACCCTGTAATATAAATATCAAATCTAAAGTCTTCATCTACTCTCAGAGAATTCACGCATCTTTCCCATTCTTCCACTTCCTGTATTTCATCTAAAAAAAGGACTAGCTTCTATTTATACAGAAACTAAACCTCTTTCCTAATCATATTTAATTTACAATTTTTTATAAACTCTTACATATTCTTCATTTCTGAATTTTTCTATAAATCCTAATTTCTTAAACAGATTAACAGACGGATTATCTATGGCTATATTATCGTAAAATTCCTTTATTCCATTCTCTTTTGCACTTCTACAAAGTAACTTTATACCTTCGGTTCCATAGCCTCTGTTTCTCCATTTATCTAATATCAATATTCCGCAACAATAAGTATCCGTTTCTTCATCATATCTGTAATAAACTTCTCCTATATATTCTTCAAGTTTTTTGTTATACAAATATCTGTAAAATCTTTTGCCTTGAACATTCTCCATCCAATAAGCATACCATTCTTCCCATTGTTCCTTTGGAAAATTTATAGTTCCACCATATGCATGATTATAGGACATTGTTTCCGGATCACTTAAAAGTTTCTCTATAAACCATAATTCTTCAAATGTAGGACTCTTTAATACTATTTCTTCCATTATTAAGTTCCTTTCTGCACTTCAAACCCCGCTTTATTATAAATATTTATAGCCGGAATATTACTGTCTGTCACATACAGAACTATCTTTTCGTACCCTTTTTCCTGTGCTTTCATTAACAATCTTGAAAGCAGGTTAAGAGAAAGATTTTTGCCTCTATATTCAGGCAATACAGCCAATGTAACTATATATAGTTCTCCTTCATCAAGGGCTGCCACTATTCCACCGGCAATATTTCCTTGTACATAAAGTAATTCACATAAATCTTTTATAATAACTCCATATTTCCCATTCATAAAATCATTTAATATTGATTTCCAGTCTTCAATACTTTCACCTTCATCATCAGAAGAATTTTTATATGATTTATAAAACAATCCAGCTACTTTGTCACCAATATGAAAATTACTGTAATTAATATTTTCATCCAAAGTTACCTGCTCCGGTATAAAAATCTTTTTTTCTTTTTTCAGATTATATTCCATTCTTATTTTCATATTATTCTTCCTAGTCTAAGAAAATTCTTATTATTCTATTATTTCCAGTATTGCCTTCTGTTTTTCAACTTTTTCTTCTAAAATTACATAAGCATCTAAAATCATATTTTTAGAATTTTCAACATTTTTACTGTCATTATAATATATTTCAGCTATTTTTTCATTTTTATTGAC
Coding sequences:
- a CDS encoding N-acetyltransferase; this encodes MKIRMEYNLKKEKKIFIPEQVTLDENINYSNFHIGDKVAGLFYKSYKNSSDDEGESIEDWKSILNDFMNGKYGVIIKDLCELLYVQGNIAGGIVAALDEGELYIVTLAVLPEYRGKNLSLNLLSRLLMKAQEKGYEKIVLYVTDSNIPAINIYNKAGFEVQKGT
- a CDS encoding GNAT family N-acetyltransferase, producing the protein MEEIVLKSPTFEELWFIEKLLSDPETMSYNHAYGGTINFPKEQWEEWYAYWMENVQGKRFYRYLYNKKLEEYIGEVYYRYDEETDTYCCGILILDKWRNRGYGTEGIKLLCRSAKENGIKEFYDNIAIDNPSVNLFKKLGFIEKFRNEEYVRVYKKL
- a CDS encoding B12-binding domain-containing radical SAM protein, with product MKVKMILPALTEAESPFWRPVKYSLFPPLGLATLAAYFSENDEIDLQDQHVEKLNLNDNPDLVVIQVYITNAFRAYKLADYYRKKGSYVVLGGLHVTSLPEEAMEHADTIMIGPGEDIFPKFVEDFKNKKPQRMYVSLNRTLVGVPSPRRDLIKREKYLVPNSIVVTRGCPHHCDFCYKDGFYQNGKSFYTQLVDDALKEIDKLPGRHLYFLDDHLLGNPKFARELFEGMKGMNRLFQGAATVDSILTGDLIEKAAKAGLRSLFVGFETFSPENLKLSNKNQNLKRNYEEAVKRLHSLGIMINGSFVFGLDNDNTDVFKRTVDWGVKNSITTSTYHILTPYPGTRLFRKMENDGRILTRNWDLYDTRHVVYKSKNMTAKEIEDGYNWAYKEFYKWSNIFKASGNHDINKNKLKHFFYTAGWKKFEPFWNFVIKTKHLNNMTPVLESILNNVRR